In Ostrea edulis chromosome 6, xbOstEdul1.1, whole genome shotgun sequence, a single window of DNA contains:
- the LOC125646953 gene encoding uncharacterized protein LOC125646953, translating into MEICELCRSVLNSNGRRMQCPACKRFLCDSCAELQTKLLLMTTRYSDSCGCILLQEIVAPEVKDIEDKRQNPEKQTSSVSHEKETPPESMFSHENGGHFDIVSKRSTPNIVKTDQTKFANINCEPNEHKEKEKTTNVSKHIESRPNGNTASKKVDVDIDAQEGEDSFKNRLQYEALPPIGIQKGDYVQSIGEVSESGLRSQKISKSDKSLKEVPTDALKEVPTDALKEVPTDALKEVPTDALKEVPTDALKEVPTDALKEVPTDALKGVPTDALKEVPIDSLKHSASQSPDDLGLLQMTVVAQVKKDKPSSPSTKSKRKLSKHTCAGCGRRDCEGQFMKMMKAMTLAAKNKNYSIHNVVPDGNCMFAAIVDQLEINGDYSYSSKSLRLACVEHLKKNPESDDGTHYEMFMDGESWTDYLNRMTQEGQWGDHLMLQAISQVTRRSIEVLQGGGKQEITRITTTSAKDNQQALHLGHVGEFHYVSLWESSMGDHDQFSSDDEDMLNSLNSLALNYPAAFQEERKKEMFFFEDYIDPFSDIPSLHLSFLLKKLLPVNVALNEADRSMHTVFSLEYQEDNVADDDPKGTGQYNERDDRLPTYKAIGDVINGLYVSNIYWRETTGNENDETNCDWKDVPVLNIYNHIPTDRNKTHHPRKCPVVIKTDETNPGYATLMTYYPTQWGGEYCQTGPVYITNQHEVFRTQERLHRNETKDMKSLPYQSIFYHKCVPALHCKWPEEALEWITRTRPSKWPPAPIISSIQADGCHVISGAHPNSCNPDDEFKFCFGLAERTLCNEALSRDQRYCLMVFMALCTQELKGSTLITREHLKRVFFYACEELPDECWTSNLGSCIFYLLDSLIAHVERKNIPCYFISQNNTIDHFSEIQIKEVVEKLNILRVNPLQYVVSLTKDHQLGLEILQVIVQDIEQFKVIHSVRESVLNCFVPHAIKLARDNILRRHFKTAMDTLQTAYEDRLTVATCDDQVPFQSFFNEAVQGIPLDSQWWFFLYSDEKLGMTMSSDMSLNLQPVTLGEIVDPAIAKDYACHLIPQAMAYNRCQLLTNFAWFLLSKYRTQQAIEYLVLCITAYRERLHYEENPECPPETIEKYQDFNERTLYKVLVYLYSALYRQKQEDSFTHYFEIVRIVCEKLNIREAYYQAYSLATFMDANWAKYWDGMYRSCKNSDPSINKDLFLDTIQFPDL; encoded by the exons TGGCACCTGAGGTGAAAGACATTGAAGATAAAAGACAGAATCCCGAAAAGCAAACCTCTTCAGTAAGCCATGAAAAGGAAACACCACCAGAAAGCATGTTCTCTCACGAAAATGGCGGTCATTTTGACATCGTCTCAAAACGAAGTACACCGAATATTGTTAAAACTGATCAAACAAAATTTGCGAATATCAACTGTGAGCCCAATGAacacaaagaaaaagaaaagacaacGAATGTTTCCAAGCATATTGAAAGCAGACCAAATGGTAACACCGCAAGCAAGAAAGTAGACGTAGACATTGACGCACAAGAAGGAGAGGACTCTTTCAAAAATCGGTTACAATATGAAGCGTTGCCACCCATCGGTATACAAAAAGGAGACTATGTGCAGTCGATTGGAGAGGTTTCTGAAAGTGGACTTCGTTctcagaaaatttcaaaatcagataaatctttaaaagagGTTCCTACAGACGCTCTAAAAGAGGTTCCTACAGACGCTCTAAAAGAGGTTCCTACAGACGCTCTAAAAGAGGTTCCTACAGACGCTCTAAAAGAGGTTCCTACAGACGCTCTAAAAGAGGTTCCTACAGACGCTTTAAAAGAGGTTCCTACAGACGCTCTAAAAGGGGTTCCTACAGACGCTCTAAAAGAGGTTCCTATTGACTCTCTGAAGCACAGTGCATCGCAGTCACCAGACGACCTAGGGCTTTTGCAAATGACGGTTGTTGCCCAAGTAAAGAAAGATAAACCATCATCCCCATCTACGAAATCTAAAAGGAAATTATCAAAGCATACTTGTGCAG GATGTGGCAGAAGAGATTGTGAGGGTCAGTTCATGAAGATGATGAAAGCAATGACACTTGCAgcgaaaaataaaaactatTCCATTCACAATGTAGTACCAGACGGAAACTGCATGTTTGCCGCCATTGTGGACCAACTAGAAATCAATGGCGACTATTCTTATAGTTCAAAGTCACTCCGTCTCGCCTGTGTTGAGCACTTAAAGAAAAACCCTGAATCGGACGATGGGACTCACTACGAGATGTTCATGGATGGGGAGTCCTGGACTGATTATCTGAATCGTATGACGCAGGAAGGACAGTGGGGAGATCATCTCATGTTACAGGCGATTTCACAG GTGACTAGAAGAAGCATAGAAGTTCTACAAGGAGGGGGGAAACAGGAGATTACCAGAATCACCACGACATCAGCAAAGGACAACCAGCAGGCTCTGCACCTGGGACATGTTGGAGAGTTTCACTACGTTAGTCTGTGGGAGTCGTCAATGGGAGATCACG ATCAATTTTCCAGTGACGATGAGGATATGCTTAATAGTCTCAATAGCTTGGCTCTAAATTACCCAGCAGCCTTTCAAG aagaaagaaaaaaggagATGTTTTTCTTTGAAGATTACATCGATCCATTTAGTGACATACCATCTCTCCATCTTTCTTTTCTGCTGAAAAAACTGCTGCCTGTAAATGTAGCTCTAAACGAGGCTGATAGATCCATGCATACAGTCTTTTCATTGGAATATCAGGAAGACAACGTGGCGGATGACGACCCTAAAGGAACTGGTCAATATAATGAACGAGATGATAGATTACCAACATATAAAGCCATTGGAGATGTAATAAATGGGTTGTATGTGAGCAATATATACTGGAGAGAAACCACCGGGAACGAGAATGATGAAACGAACTGTGACTGGAAAGATGTACCAGTATTAAACATTTATAACCATATACCTACTGATAGAAATAAGACACATCATCCACGAAAATGTCCTGTAGTGATAAAGACAGATGAAACTAATCCTGGATATGCCACTTTGATGACTTATTATCCAACACAATGGGGCGGAGAATACTGTCAGACGGGTCCAGTATATATCACTAATCAACATGAAGTCTTCCGGACTCAGGAAAGGTTACACCGTAATGAAACCAAAGACATGAAATCACTTCCTTATCAATCAATATTCTACCACAAATGCGTCCCAGCACTCCACTGTAAGTGGCCAGAGGAAGCATTAGAGTGGATCACAAGGACACGCCCATCAAAATGGCCGCCGGCACCGATCATTAGCTCAATTCAAGCAGACGGATGTCACGTAATCAGTGGCGCACATCCAAATAGTTGCAATCCAGACGACGAATTTAAGTTTTGTTTTGGCTTGGCAGAGAGAACATTGTGCAATGAAGCTCTCAGCAGAGACCAGCG ATATTGTCTTATGGTGTTCATGGCGCTTTGTACTCAGGAACTAAAGGGAAGTACCTTGATTACCAGAGAACACTTAAAGAGGGTGTTCTTCTATGCATGTGAAGAGCTTCCAGACGAATGTTGGACGTCCAACTTAGGCTCGTGCATATTCTATCTTCTAGATTCGCTTATTGCTCACGTCGAGAGGAAAAATATCCCTTGTTACTTTATTTCTCAGAACAACACAATTGATCACTTCTCAGAAATTCAGATCAAAGAAGTTGTGGAGAAACTTAACATATTGCGTGTGAATCCACTTCAGTATGTAGTAAGTCTAACCAAAGACCATCAATTGGGACTTGAAATTTTGCAAGTTATAGTTCAAGACATAGAGCAATTCAAAGTAATACACAGTGTTCGGGAAAGTGTTTTGAACTGTTTCGTTCCGCATGCCATTAAATTAGCACGAGATAATATACTACGAAGACATTTCAAGACTGCCATGGACACGTTACAGACTGCGTATGAGGATAGACTGACTGTAGCCACGTGTGACGATCAGGTACCATTCCAGTCGTTCTTTAATGAAGCTGTCCAAGGAATTCCCCTCGATAGCCAATGGTGGTTTTTTCTGTATTCAGACGAAAAACTAGGGATGACCATGTCATCGGACATGAGTTTAAATCTACAACCAGTCACACTTGGAGAAATAGTGGATCCTGCTATTGCTAAAGATTACGCATGTCACCTCATACCGCAAGCCATGGCTTACAATAGATGTCAGCTTTTGACGAATTTTGCATGGTTTTTGCTTTCTAAATACAGGACCCAACAAGCGATTGAATATCTAGTTTTATGTATCACGGCCTATAGGGAGAGATTACACTATGAAGAAAATCCTGAATGCCCACCAGAAACCATCGAAAAATATCAGGACTTCAACGAGAGAACCCTGTATAAGGTGTTGGTTTACCTTTACTCTGCTCTTTATAGACAGAAGCAAGAGGACAGTTTTACACACTACTTTGAAATTGTGCGCATAGTTTGCGAAAAGTTAAACATCCGTGAGGCTTATTACCAAGCTTACAGTCTGGCAACCTTTATGGATGCGAACTGGGCAAAATACTGGGATGGGATGTACCGCAGCTGTAAAAACTCCGACCCAAGCATAAACAAAGATCTCTTCTTGGATACGATTCAATTCCCAGATCTTTAA